In Nodosilinea sp. PGN35, the genomic stretch CATGGCCGTCGCCCCGCTGCTCATCAACGCCGATCAGAATAAGGCACTGCGCCAAAAACTCGAAGCCTGGACCTGGCCGCTGATGTTTATGCTGGCCACGGCCATGGTGGTGTTTAGCGGTTACCTGATGACGGTGCTGGCCTTTCAGCTCCAAACCGCTTGCCCCTATTGCATTGCCTCGGCGCTGTTTGCCCTCTCGATGTTTGTGATTATTTTGTTGGGCAACCGCTGGGACGACCTGGGGCAGCTGGCCTTTACCGGCCTGATCATCGGTGTGGTGACGATTGTCGGCACCCTGGCTGTTTACGCCCCGATTAACGCCACCGGCAGCCCCGGCGGGGATATCGCCGGGCAGGCCGGGCCACCCATTACCACCGCCTCTGGCCCTGCCGAGGTTGCCCTGGCCAACCACCTCAGCGAGGTTGGTGCTGTCATGTACGGCGCTTGGTGGTGTCCCCACTGCCACGACCAAAAGCAGCTGTTTGGGGCCGAGGCCGCTACAGCAATCAACTACGTAGAGTGCGCGGAAGACGGCCAAAACCCACAGGTGGCTGTATGTCGGTCTAAACCCGAGATCACTGGTTTCCCCAGCTGGGAAATCAATGGCCAGTTTTATGCGGGCACCCAGAGCCTGCAACGCCTGGCGGAGTTGACCAACTACAGCGGGCCGACGAATTTCCAGCGCTAGGGACAGGGGCTAGCGAGACGTCAGGAACTGGATGCTTTGCTGATTGCCCCAGGCGGTCGCGGCAGTGGTTGGTGACTGGGGTTTTGCTTGTACCCTACCCCGCTCCCCGGACATTGCGCTCAAGGGGAAGACGCTGACTTAACCTCTGATCAAGTTAGCCAGGTTGCCGACCTCAGGCTGGCCTGGCCCGTACCAGCGCTGGGCTAGGCCGTTGAGCTGATCGAGAATGGCGACGAGTTCCTGCGATCGCTCGGTCAGACTATAGGTCACCTGGGGCGGCACCGTGGGCTCGTAGTGGCGGTGGACAATGCCCTCCTGCTCAAGCATCCGCAGTCGCTCGGTGAGCATTTTGGTCGAAATCCCCTCCACCTGTCGCCGCAGAGCCCCAAACCGGGTGGGGCCAGCGGTGGAAAGCGTCCAGATGATGTACATCGTCCACGGCCCCGACAGCATATTCATCAGCTGATTGACCGGGCAGGGGTTGCGATCGCTCGTGGGTTGCGCCATAGACAAAGCTAAATTTTGAGTAGCTACCTCAAGGTTTCTACTTTACTTCAGTAAGTAGTTACTTTTAGTATCTAGGCGCAACGCAATCAGGTATTTAGCGATGGCCACTATTGCAATTGTTTACTTTTCGGGCGGTGGGCATACCCACCTGATGGCGGAGGCGATCGCCGCCGGAGTGCGCGCCGCTGGCCACACCCCCGACCCGCTGCGAATCACGGGGGAGCAAATCACCCAGGGCCGCTGGGCCGACGACGCCTACATGGCCCGTCTGGCCGCAGCCGATGCGATCGTGTTTGGCTCGCCTACCTACATGGGCGGCGTGGCGGCCCAGTTCAAAGCCTTTATTGACGCCGCCAGCTCCGCCTGGTTTGTGCAGCAGTGGAAAGACAAAATTGCCGCCGGGTTCACCCACTCCAGCTCCCCCAGCGGCGACAAGCAGGGCACCCTGCTATACCTGGCGATCAACGCCGCCCAGCACGGCATGGTGTGGATTGGGGCCACCGATATGCCCAGCCAGTACCAGGGCAAAGACGACGGCATCAACCGCCTGGGCTCGTTTTTAGGGATTATGGGCCAGAGCGCCATGACGATGGACGGCAGCCCGGCGGCAATCGAAGCGGGCGATCGCCTCACCGCCGAGCTATTTGGCCAACGCATTGCCCAGGCCGTCGAACGCTGGGGCCGAGTACCGGTGGCAGCTTGAGCTGATTTTGGATTTTGGATTTTGGATTTTGGATTGAACTCTCCATCTCGGGCAGAGATCCTGGAGTAAGAAGCTGCCAATCCTCCAAAATCGCCAATTCAAAATCCAAAATTCCCTAGATGCCGCTGACATAGTAATCCCTCGTGCCCTTGGCGTTGAGGGCGTCGCCCAGGCGCTCCAGGGCGTGGACGTAGGCGGCGGTGCGGGGGCGAATGTCGAGATCTCGGGCGATTTTCCAGATGCTTTCGGCCTCGGTCACCATCATCGACTTGAGGCGGCTGTTGACGTCTTCGACCGACCAGTAGAGGCCGCTGCGGTTTTGCACCCACTCGAAGTAGCTGACGGTGACGCCCCCCGCATTCACCAGAATGTCGGGAAAGACGTAGGTACCCTTCTCGGCCAGAATGTCGTCGGCTTCGGAGGTGATTGGGCCGTTGGCTACCTCAAAGATGTAGTGGGCCTGGATGCGGGAAGCGTTCTCGGCAGTGATCTGGTTTTCCAGCGCCGCTGGAATCAAAATGTCTACCTCCAGCTCCAGCAGTTCTTCGTTGGTGAGGGTGGCGTGGTCGTCTTCGACCGTGCAGACGCTGCCCTCGCAGTACACCGCCTTGAGGCTGCGGGTAGAGGCCTTGTGCTGCTGCACGCTGGGAATATCCAGCCCGCGCGGGGCATAGACGCCCCCCTGGGAGTCGCTCACCGCCACCACCCGGTAGCCCGCGTTAAACAGCAGCCGGGCGATCACGCTGCCCGCGTTGCCGAAGCCCTGCACCGCCACGGTGGTGAGCTCTGGAGATTTGCCAAAGCGGGCCATCAGCGCCTGGAGCACGTAGAATGCTCCGGTGCCGGTGGCGGTGTCGCGGCCCTGGCTGCCGCCCATGCTCAGGGGCTTGCCGGTGATCACCGCCGGGCTCAGGCGGCGGGTGATGATGCTGTACTGATCCATCATCCAGCCCATGATCATGGGGTTGGTGTAGACATCGGGGGCAGGGATATCGACGTCGGGGCCGATGAAGTTGGCGATCGCATCAATGTACCCCCGGCTCAGCCGCTCCAGCTCAAACTTCGACAGCTCTTTGGGGTTGACTGTTACCCCGCCCTTGGCCCCGCCCAGGGGCAAATTCAGCGCCGCGCACTTAAACGTCATCCAGAAGGCCAGGGATTGCACCTCGTCCAGGGTGACGCCGGGGTGAAAGCGAATGCCCCCTTTCGTGGGGCCACGGGTGTCGTCGTAGCGCACCCGGTAGCCCTGAAACACCTTCAGGGTGCCGTCATCCATCCGCACCGGAATCGAGACCGTCAGACTGGCCTTGGGGTAGCGCAGCCGCTCCGAGGCATCGTCAGAAATTGAAACGTACTTGAGCGCCCGCTCTAAACGGCGGTTGGCGTCAGACAAAATTGAAGTGGCCATAGACTAACACCAGGGCAAAGGAGAAATGAACCGGCGACAGTAGACCTAACCCAAGTCCGGATGTGGAGTTCTGACTGCGGGAAAACGACCAATCCGAAGCTGGCTTGGCCTAGTTGTCGATACATTTATGGTTCCGCCAAGGGGAATCGGCCAGACCAAAAAGCAATATTTTGTATTGAAAGCTACCGTTTTACCCTCCCCATCTCCCCCCTGCCTCACGGCGGCAGCAGACAGGTTCCCTCCTCCAGCAGGGTCGTCAACCTCTGGGGTGTCATGGGCCGCGAGAACAGATAGCCCTGGCCGTAGTCGTAGTTGAGAGCCAGCATGAGGTCACGCTGGGCGGATTGCTCAATGCCCTCAGCCACCAGACCAAAGTTGATGCCCTCCGACAGGTTGGCGATCGCCCGGCAGATCGCCATTTTCTCCAAGTTTTGGGCAGTGGTGGGAATAAAGTAGCGATCGACTTTGACTTCGTCAAAGCGAAACTGCAACAGCTGGGCCAGCCCCGACTGCCCGGTGCCAAAGTCATCGACCTTGAGGCGCAGTGACATATCTCGCAGTCCTTGCAGGCTTTGCAGGTAGCGCTCTAAATTGCTGTAAATGCCCCGCTCGGTAAT encodes the following:
- a CDS encoding vitamin K epoxide reductase family protein — encoded protein: MRRRRQESHWIHRWSRWLVAGIALIGALGTGYLTIAKLTGGGACPTEGCDRVLSSPWGTVFGLPLTLFGFLAYGTMLVMAVAPLLINADQNKALRQKLEAWTWPLMFMLATAMVVFSGYLMTVLAFQLQTACPYCIASALFALSMFVIILLGNRWDDLGQLAFTGLIIGVVTIVGTLAVYAPINATGSPGGDIAGQAGPPITTASGPAEVALANHLSEVGAVMYGAWWCPHCHDQKQLFGAEAATAINYVECAEDGQNPQVAVCRSKPEITGFPSWEINGQFYAGTQSLQRLAELTNYSGPTNFQR
- a CDS encoding helix-turn-helix domain-containing protein, encoding MAQPTSDRNPCPVNQLMNMLSGPWTMYIIWTLSTAGPTRFGALRRQVEGISTKMLTERLRMLEQEGIVHRHYEPTVPPQVTYSLTERSQELVAILDQLNGLAQRWYGPGQPEVGNLANLIRG
- a CDS encoding flavodoxin family protein, with product MATIAIVYFSGGGHTHLMAEAIAAGVRAAGHTPDPLRITGEQITQGRWADDAYMARLAAADAIVFGSPTYMGGVAAQFKAFIDAASSAWFVQQWKDKIAAGFTHSSSPSGDKQGTLLYLAINAAQHGMVWIGATDMPSQYQGKDDGINRLGSFLGIMGQSAMTMDGSPAAIEAGDRLTAELFGQRIAQAVERWGRVPVAA
- a CDS encoding Glu/Leu/Phe/Val dehydrogenase yields the protein MATSILSDANRRLERALKYVSISDDASERLRYPKASLTVSIPVRMDDGTLKVFQGYRVRYDDTRGPTKGGIRFHPGVTLDEVQSLAFWMTFKCAALNLPLGGAKGGVTVNPKELSKFELERLSRGYIDAIANFIGPDVDIPAPDVYTNPMIMGWMMDQYSIITRRLSPAVITGKPLSMGGSQGRDTATGTGAFYVLQALMARFGKSPELTTVAVQGFGNAGSVIARLLFNAGYRVVAVSDSQGGVYAPRGLDIPSVQQHKASTRSLKAVYCEGSVCTVEDDHATLTNEELLELEVDILIPAALENQITAENASRIQAHYIFEVANGPITSEADDILAEKGTYVFPDILVNAGGVTVSYFEWVQNRSGLYWSVEDVNSRLKSMMVTEAESIWKIARDLDIRPRTAAYVHALERLGDALNAKGTRDYYVSGI